In Methanothermobacter sp., a genomic segment contains:
- a CDS encoding CPBP family glutamic-type intramembrane protease: MKSDLEELQVKLLEFAHIGDLEKTAKTLLKLGEIYQEHGMEDHAIESYENAKKLYNKCKNIKGEAQSILNIGQIYDKRGEYEKAQKMYKEAAEKFKELNDTKNQATAIYHHARILEKQGNFEDAFKVYHKYHKLCTLMDDNRKMLVSYAKIKSMEEYSSQEHLSYKDRSRLSLIGYPIFILFAEILTAYINVLTGLGIHVLILFVLLAHSSLVSNEKFKKVLNSMTILPLIRIVSFSIPVMDGIPEIYRLLIVSLPLFALAYVLMKTQKLEGKDVGLIWKKPNLQLLVALTGFPIGYIEFMILYPKPFIPMSTFLYLLIGFLILILVGFSEELLFRGILQKNSEKLLGVLPGLLYASLLFTICHVGWGSIYELIFVFFIAIFYGYMYQKTGSIIGVTFSHALSNFMLFLFMPFHLAAL; encoded by the coding sequence TTGAAAAGCGATTTGGAAGAACTTCAAGTGAAACTCCTAGAATTTGCTCATATAGGGGATCTTGAAAAGACGGCGAAAACACTCCTAAAATTAGGTGAAATATACCAAGAACATGGAATGGAAGATCATGCCATTGAAAGTTACGAAAATGCCAAGAAACTTTACAATAAATGCAAAAATATTAAAGGAGAGGCGCAATCGATCCTCAATATAGGGCAAATCTATGATAAGAGAGGAGAATATGAAAAGGCTCAGAAAATGTATAAAGAAGCCGCTGAGAAATTCAAAGAACTCAATGACACTAAAAACCAAGCCACAGCCATATATCATCATGCTAGGATACTAGAAAAACAGGGCAATTTTGAAGACGCCTTCAAGGTATACCATAAATATCACAAACTTTGCACTTTAATGGATGATAATAGAAAAATGTTAGTGTCATATGCCAAAATAAAAAGTATGGAAGAATATTCATCCCAAGAACATTTATCCTATAAAGATAGATCTCGGCTATCACTTATAGGATATCCCATTTTTATACTTTTTGCCGAAATTTTAACGGCCTACATAAATGTTTTAACCGGTTTGGGGATCCACGTTCTCATACTATTTGTTTTGTTGGCTCATTCTTCCCTCGTTTCCAATGAAAAGTTCAAAAAAGTTTTAAATTCCATGACAATATTGCCATTGATTAGGATTGTAAGTTTTTCAATACCTGTAATGGATGGTATTCCAGAAATTTATCGGTTATTAATAGTGTCATTGCCACTTTTTGCCTTAGCCTACGTATTAATGAAGACCCAGAAATTGGAAGGTAAAGATGTTGGTCTAATTTGGAAAAAACCTAACTTACAACTTTTAGTAGCTTTAACCGGATTTCCTATAGGTTATATTGAATTCATGATTTTGTATCCGAAGCCATTTATACCCATGTCAACCTTTCTGTATTTGCTTATAGGTTTCCTCATACTAATACTAGTAGGATTTTCAGAAGAGCTACTATTTAGAGGAATATTACAAAAAAATTCAGAAAAGCTTCTGGGAGTTTTACCTGGCCTATTATATGCCTCACTACTCTTTACTATATGCCATGTTGGATGGGGATCCATTTATGAGTTAATATTTGTATTCTTCATCGCCATATTCTATGGTTATATGTATCAAAAGACTGGGAGTATTATTGGTGTTACATTCTCGCATGCATTATCCAATTTTATGCTATTCCTTTTTATGCCCTTTCATTTAGCAGCTCTTTGA
- the galE gene encoding UDP-glucose 4-epimerase GalE gives MIFIVGGAGYIGSHVNKFLSNKGYETLILDNLSKGHEEFVKWGKFIKGDLKNKRLLDKIFKEYDISAVMHFAALTDVRDSIKDPGSYYKNNVKDTLNLLDAMQKNNINKFIFSSTCAVYGDPMETPITENHPCNPISPYGRSKLMIENILEDYSNAYDFNYVSLRYFNAAGADPQTEIGEWHEPETHLIPIILDVAIGKRENVQIFGTDYPTPDGTCIRDYIHVMDLADAHYKALRFLEKDKSEIFNLGNGDGFSVKEIIETCREVTGEEISTIKSDRRPGDPPILIGSSEKARKILKWKPEFTDIKNIIKTAWKWHQKLNKEII, from the coding sequence ATGATATTCATTGTTGGTGGCGCAGGTTACATCGGATCCCATGTTAACAAATTTCTATCAAACAAAGGATATGAAACACTAATACTTGACAATTTGAGTAAGGGACATGAAGAATTTGTTAAATGGGGGAAATTCATAAAAGGAGACCTTAAAAATAAAAGATTGCTCGATAAGATTTTCAAAGAATATGATATAAGCGCAGTGATGCACTTCGCAGCCCTCACCGATGTAAGAGATTCCATCAAAGACCCAGGATCCTATTACAAAAACAATGTCAAGGATACATTGAATCTACTAGATGCCATGCAGAAGAATAATATTAACAAATTCATCTTCTCATCAACCTGTGCAGTTTATGGAGATCCCATGGAAACTCCAATAACCGAAAACCACCCATGCAATCCCATAAGCCCTTATGGCCGCTCCAAGCTCATGATAGAAAACATCCTAGAAGATTATAGTAACGCATATGATTTCAATTACGTCTCACTAAGATACTTCAATGCCGCCGGTGCAGACCCCCAAACCGAAATAGGGGAATGGCACGAACCAGAAACTCACCTAATACCAATAATATTAGATGTTGCAATCGGTAAAAGGGAAAATGTCCAAATCTTCGGCACAGATTACCCAACACCGGACGGCACATGTATAAGAGATTACATCCATGTAATGGACCTTGCAGATGCACATTACAAGGCCCTCAGATTCCTAGAAAAGGATAAAAGTGAAATCTTCAACCTAGGCAATGGTGACGGATTCTCAGTAAAAGAGATTATAGAAACTTGCAGGGAAGTCACAGGAGAAGAAATAAGCACAATAAAATCGGATAGAAGACCAGGAGACCCCCCAATATTGATCGGAAGTTCAGAAAAGGCCAGAAAGATCCTCAAATGGAAGCCAGAATTCACTGACATAAAAAATATAATCAAAACAGCATGGAAATGGCACCAGAAACTTAACAAAGAAATTATTTAG
- a CDS encoding GIY-YIG nuclease family protein, which translates to MKGTYCLIIRVRETSYLNVGALGNVKIERGCYVYVGSAFNSLETRIRRHFSENKRIHWHVDYLLAHENTIIEDVIFTTDERRLECLLSERLENQRSIEGFGCSDCKCKSHLHYYENVRVAKSAILDAIKGLGAKIMSLKNLKL; encoded by the coding sequence ATGAAGGGAACCTATTGTCTAATTATTAGAGTAAGAGAAACTTCATATTTGAATGTTGGCGCCCTTGGTAATGTTAAAATTGAACGTGGATGTTATGTATATGTGGGTTCAGCCTTTAATTCATTAGAGACTAGGATTAGAAGGCATTTTTCAGAAAATAAGAGGATCCATTGGCATGTTGATTATCTTCTAGCCCATGAAAATACAATAATAGAGGATGTGATATTCACAACAGATGAAAGGCGGCTCGAATGTCTGCTCTCTGAAAGATTAGAAAATCAAAGATCTATAGAGGGTTTTGGATGTTCCGACTGTAAATGCAAATCTCATTTACACTATTATGAAAATGTTAGAGTTGCGAAAAGTGCAATTTTAGATGCTATAAAAGGATTAGGCGCCAAGATCATGTCCCTTAAAAATCTAAAACTCTAA
- the galU gene encoding UTP--glucose-1-phosphate uridylyltransferase GalU, whose amino-acid sequence MKAVIPAAGLGTRFLPVTKAQPKEMLPVYDKPTIQYVVEEAVASGIDDILIVTGKGKRSIEDHFDKSFELEYFLKKNGKHKLLEDIEKISELADIYYVRQKEQKGLGDAIYCAKKHVDGEEAFAVLLGDTITTSNIPCTRKLIDIYEEYDSSVIAVEKVPREKVEMYGVIKPKPIKGNLYIVEDLVEKPSKEEAPSNFAITGRYILESEIFDHIENTPPGVGGEIQLTDAMKFLDKIYAYVFNGKTYDIGNKIDWLKTSIEFALKDENIRDKIIEHLKELLNERA is encoded by the coding sequence ATGAAAGCCGTTATACCCGCGGCGGGTCTAGGAACGCGATTTCTGCCCGTCACCAAAGCCCAACCAAAGGAAATGTTACCAGTATATGATAAACCAACAATACAATATGTCGTCGAAGAAGCTGTTGCGTCAGGTATAGATGATATACTCATTGTAACAGGTAAGGGTAAACGATCAATTGAAGACCATTTTGACAAATCCTTTGAACTCGAATACTTCCTTAAGAAGAATGGAAAGCACAAACTTTTAGAAGATATTGAAAAAATTTCTGAACTGGCAGATATCTACTATGTAAGACAAAAAGAACAAAAAGGCCTTGGGGATGCTATATATTGTGCCAAGAAGCATGTCGATGGCGAAGAAGCATTCGCAGTACTCCTAGGGGATACTATAACAACATCGAACATTCCATGTACTAGAAAACTTATAGATATCTATGAGGAGTATGATTCATCAGTTATTGCAGTAGAGAAAGTTCCCAGAGAAAAAGTTGAAATGTATGGTGTTATTAAGCCAAAGCCCATAAAAGGCAACCTTTATATAGTGGAGGATCTTGTTGAAAAGCCTTCAAAGGAAGAGGCCCCATCCAATTTCGCCATAACAGGACGCTATATACTTGAAAGTGAAATATTTGATCATATAGAGAACACTCCACCAGGTGTAGGTGGTGAAATTCAACTAACAGATGCCATGAAGTTCCTTGATAAAATCTATGCTTATGTATTTAATGGTAAAACATATGATATTGGTAACAAGATTGACTGGCTTAAAACATCCATAGAATTCGCATTAAAAGATGAAAATATAAGAGATAAGATTATAGAACACCTCAAAGAGCTGCTAAATGAAAGGGCATAA
- a CDS encoding DUF371 domain-containing protein, which yields MKYVFYAKGHPNVTSRHKSTFEITMDDEIGKTADCIIGVDSSVSMRDFPRKLKKAIAKENAIIKLVLKTKNAKDEITGRGHPNLTLDHPRDIVCRKSDYICDRTLMIKADKAACDLKKELVEDLKRGSRLKVEIIVSYPKDGNS from the coding sequence ATGAAATATGTATTTTATGCTAAGGGTCATCCTAATGTGACTTCAAGGCATAAATCCACATTTGAGATCACTATGGATGATGAAATTGGGAAAACAGCTGATTGTATTATAGGTGTTGATTCATCAGTTTCAATGAGAGATTTTCCAAGAAAACTCAAAAAGGCGATTGCAAAGGAAAATGCTATAATCAAACTTGTGTTAAAAACAAAAAATGCAAAGGATGAAATAACAGGTAGGGGTCATCCTAATTTGACCTTGGATCATCCAAGAGATATTGTCTGCCGTAAAAGTGATTACATATGTGACAGAACCCTCATGATAAAAGCTGATAAGGCTGCCTGTGACCTTAAAAAAGAATTGGTAGAAGACCTAAAGCGGGGTTCTCGTCTTAAAGTTGAAATAATAGTGAGCTATCCCAAAGATGGAAACTCTTAA
- the cfbC gene encoding Ni-sirohydrochlorin a,c-diamide reductive cyclase ATP-dependent reductase subunit — MTKKIAVYGKGGIGKSTIVANIAASYAQEYNVLVIGCDPKADTTRTLYGSRIPTVLSVLRKNKEPHPEEVVYKGYNNISCVESGGPEPGVGCAGRGVIVAMNLLERLGVFEEPFDVIIYDVLGDVVCGGFAVPLREEFADEVYIVTSGEYMSLYAANNIAKGIKKLNSRLGGIICNCKGIKDETKIVELFAEKIGSKVIGIIPRSELVPQSEIEAMTVIEKFPDSKQAMVYHELARRIYENKDFTVPRPLTMDEFEEFFKELKKGGSLEF, encoded by the coding sequence TTGACAAAAAAAATAGCAGTTTATGGAAAAGGTGGTATCGGTAAATCAACCATCGTCGCTAACATTGCGGCATCCTACGCTCAAGAGTATAATGTACTTGTTATAGGCTGCGACCCAAAAGCTGACACCACCAGAACATTATATGGTTCAAGGATACCCACAGTGTTATCTGTTTTAAGAAAAAACAAAGAACCTCACCCTGAGGAGGTAGTATACAAAGGCTATAATAATATTTCATGTGTTGAGAGTGGCGGCCCTGAGCCTGGAGTTGGTTGCGCCGGCCGTGGGGTTATAGTTGCAATGAACCTCCTTGAAAGACTTGGCGTTTTCGAAGAACCATTTGACGTGATCATATATGATGTGCTTGGTGACGTTGTATGCGGAGGTTTTGCGGTACCATTAAGGGAAGAATTTGCAGATGAAGTTTATATTGTAACATCGGGAGAATACATGTCACTCTATGCGGCTAATAATATAGCTAAGGGCATAAAGAAGCTTAACAGCAGACTTGGTGGAATAATCTGCAACTGTAAAGGTATCAAGGATGAAACCAAAATCGTGGAATTATTTGCAGAGAAGATAGGATCGAAGGTTATTGGGATTATACCAAGGAGTGAACTTGTACCTCAAAGTGAAATCGAAGCTATGACCGTTATAGAGAAATTCCCAGATTCGAAACAGGCCATGGTCTATCATGAGCTTGCTAGGAGAATTTATGAAAATAAAGATTTCACGGTACCAAGGCCACTTACCATGGACGAATTTGAAGAATTCTTCAAAGAACTTAAAAAAGGGGGATCTTTAGAGTTTTAG
- a CDS encoding metal-dependent hydrolase, whose product MDILAHIFIPLTIIYSLKKKLNPYYTFILAFFGLLPDLDKVIGLPGVLHSIITLTIIILPLFIIEKILKNSWAYTSIIALFIFSHLLLDLLDTSPIFPFYPFTNIGLIIEFPLRISFNSPSFSFMGPLIQVTYTRLETGFNTYNGIISGFGIASALLFITLFIITKKSENERTIP is encoded by the coding sequence ATGGATATATTAGCTCATATATTCATACCCCTTACAATAATATATTCCCTAAAAAAGAAACTTAACCCATACTATACTTTTATCCTAGCTTTCTTCGGCCTACTCCCAGACCTAGACAAAGTTATAGGATTGCCCGGTGTCCTACATTCCATCATCACGTTAACAATTATTATATTACCCCTTTTTATAATCGAAAAAATCTTAAAAAATTCCTGGGCTTATACAAGTATAATAGCCCTCTTTATATTCTCCCACCTTCTACTAGACCTTCTAGACACCTCCCCCATATTCCCGTTCTATCCATTCACCAATATTGGCCTAATAATAGAATTCCCCTTAAGAATATCATTTAATAGTCCCAGTTTCTCATTCATGGGCCCGCTCATACAAGTAACCTACACCAGACTCGAAACGGGTTTTAACACATACAATGGGATCATATCAGGTTTTGGGATAGCCTCAGCGCTCCTTTTCATCACACTATTTATAATAACAAAAAAAAGTGAAAACGAACGCACAATACCATGA
- a CDS encoding CBS domain-containing protein, whose protein sequence is MIKVEDAMQKNVITIRNDMKIKEAARILREHKISGAPVIDKNNKLVGILSEGDIIRLLEVHSPKLNLILPSPLDLIELPLRMKHEYDEIIKGIKKAALTLVDEIMTRKLITIKPDQSISDAAELMDKHKIKRLPVVDDEGNLIGIITRGDIIGALVKT, encoded by the coding sequence TTGATAAAAGTTGAAGATGCGATGCAGAAAAATGTTATAACGATTAGAAATGATATGAAAATAAAAGAAGCCGCTAGAATATTAAGGGAGCACAAGATAAGTGGCGCACCAGTTATAGACAAGAACAATAAACTAGTCGGCATACTAAGTGAAGGAGACATCATAAGACTCTTGGAAGTTCACTCACCCAAATTAAACTTGATATTACCATCTCCCCTAGATCTCATAGAACTCCCCCTCAGAATGAAACATGAATATGATGAGATAATAAAGGGTATAAAAAAGGCGGCATTAACATTAGTTGATGAGATAATGACACGAAAACTCATCACAATAAAACCAGACCAATCAATATCAGACGCTGCTGAACTCATGGACAAACATAAAATAAAAAGACTACCAGTAGTGGATGATGAAGGCAACCTCATAGGAATCATCACAAGAGGCGATATTATAGGAGCACTAGTAAAAACATAG
- a CDS encoding DUF167 family protein: MGVIREDTDGILIDIEVSVRSSKFEIGDYNPWRKRLEVKVKSPPSKGKANRELIKEFSNIFGKEVKIIHGIKSPYKTLRIKNINKNDFIKKIKIEKG, encoded by the coding sequence ATGGGGGTTATAAGGGAGGATACTGATGGTATTTTAATTGATATAGAGGTTTCTGTAAGATCATCAAAATTTGAAATAGGCGATTATAATCCATGGAGAAAAAGACTGGAAGTTAAAGTGAAATCTCCACCATCCAAAGGGAAAGCTAACAGGGAACTTATAAAGGAATTTTCTAATATTTTTGGAAAAGAAGTTAAAATCATACATGGTATTAAAAGTCCATATAAAACTTTAAGGATTAAAAATATTAATAAAAATGATTTTATAAAAAAAATTAAAATTGAAAAAGGTTAA
- a CDS encoding transglutaminase family protein, whose protein sequence is MLGYGGGKISIKRSIYILIACLFILNVGACHAQDNITTNNTQAETKNSYAAAGDAQTSVTTGEVVTAAKKAKYYTEENNAFPSTIQVGKQNVTKEQFTYLMTQALLNINRNGKLTTKISLIKVSPAPTPRGTATGILTKPNYIKLASSVTNFIKTNGKLPNYATTVIGRINPENIAYAMSRILAFYNDYKILPNYVTVKYIQPKNSGSSGSSTNNGKNSDPELNKYLVATANCQVNDPSIQSLATQLTRGLTSTWDKAKAVFNWVRDSISYSFYYNTRYGAVGTLKYRTGNCCDHAHLVVALARAAGIPARYKHGICTFSSGTYGHVWAELYISGKWYSADATSSRNSLGIIKSWNTATGKILGTYASLPF, encoded by the coding sequence GTGCTAGGATATGGAGGCGGTAAAATTTCGATTAAAAGGTCAATCTATATACTAATAGCATGCCTCTTTATATTAAATGTAGGGGCATGTCATGCCCAGGATAACATAACAACCAATAATACCCAAGCAGAGACCAAAAACTCATATGCCGCAGCTGGGGATGCCCAGACATCCGTTACAACAGGAGAAGTGGTGACCGCGGCTAAAAAAGCAAAGTATTATACTGAAGAAAATAACGCATTTCCATCAACTATACAAGTTGGAAAGCAGAATGTGACAAAAGAACAATTCACATACCTTATGACACAAGCCCTCTTAAATATCAACAGAAACGGTAAACTAACAACCAAAATAAGTCTAATAAAAGTTTCACCAGCACCTACACCAAGAGGAACTGCAACAGGCATCTTAACAAAACCAAATTACATCAAATTAGCATCTTCAGTGACCAATTTCATAAAAACAAACGGTAAATTACCTAACTATGCAACTACAGTTATTGGGCGGATAAACCCAGAAAACATAGCTTATGCAATGAGCAGAATACTAGCATTCTATAATGACTACAAGATATTACCCAATTACGTCACAGTGAAATATATCCAACCAAAAAATTCAGGAAGTTCAGGATCATCAACAAACAACGGAAAAAATTCAGATCCCGAACTTAACAAGTATCTCGTCGCAACAGCAAACTGTCAAGTGAACGATCCTAGTATACAATCATTAGCCACCCAGTTAACCCGTGGCCTTACCAGTACATGGGATAAGGCGAAGGCTGTCTTCAACTGGGTCCGTGACAGTATAAGCTACAGTTTCTATTATAATACAAGGTATGGTGCTGTTGGAACCCTTAAATACAGGACTGGTAACTGTTGCGATCATGCACATCTTGTAGTGGCACTTGCCAGAGCCGCGGGGATACCAGCACGATACAAGCATGGAATCTGCACATTCTCCAGTGGGACCTATGGACATGTCTGGGCTGAATTATACATCAGCGGCAAATGGTATAGTGCAGATGCAACAAGCAGTAGAAACAGTCTCGGCATAATAAAAAGTTGGAACACAGCAACCGGGAAAATATTAGGAACCTACGCAAGCCTACCATTCTAG
- a CDS encoding MFS transporter yields the protein MASSINVALPTLGSDLGMDPFILAWVPTIYLLTVGVLLIPMGRLADIYGRRRVFQFGIIIFTVSSIFAGFSVSPEMLLFLRVIQGVGGAMIFSNISAIIYSVFPPVDRGYALGWAATGTYFGLFFGPTLGGFLTQYFGWRSIFYFNVPLGVLCTYATGRIRFECREAESEEFDFLGAFLMALSLIFVLVGFSSIIFFYGFSLFVVGILLSYFLYKYECGCNSPLFDLELLGNRNFTWNGLTTFISYFAGYPVVFLLSLYLQYFHGLGPWRTGVILSIQAFLIALVSPVAGKFSDRMSPRIIAAIGLLVIILAMLIFSFSSFLYWIVIGLVFMGVGFAFFSIPNSKLIMGSVEKRFWGVASATLVTFRVLGQLIGMGLIVLLVNVYLGGESIVNNGSFRVLMVVSFLFFILLLVVGLLLTLKAK from the coding sequence GTGGCTTCATCCATAAATGTGGCCCTTCCAACTTTGGGTTCTGATCTTGGGATGGATCCTTTTATACTTGCATGGGTGCCTACTATCTATTTACTTACTGTGGGTGTTCTACTTATCCCTATGGGCCGTCTTGCTGATATTTATGGTAGGAGGAGGGTATTCCAGTTTGGTATTATAATTTTCACGGTTTCTTCCATATTCGCTGGATTTTCTGTTTCTCCGGAAATGCTTCTATTTCTTAGGGTTATTCAAGGTGTTGGGGGGGCTATGATTTTTAGTAATATTTCAGCTATTATATATTCTGTTTTCCCACCAGTTGATAGGGGTTATGCTCTTGGATGGGCTGCCACTGGAACATATTTTGGATTATTTTTCGGCCCTACCCTTGGAGGTTTTTTGACGCAATATTTTGGTTGGAGGAGTATTTTCTATTTTAACGTGCCATTGGGTGTTCTGTGCACTTATGCCACTGGTAGGATAAGATTTGAATGTAGAGAGGCTGAAAGTGAAGAATTTGATTTTCTAGGCGCTTTTTTAATGGCTCTTTCTCTGATTTTTGTTTTGGTGGGTTTTTCATCAATCATTTTCTTTTATGGTTTTTCACTTTTTGTTGTGGGAATTTTGCTGTCATACTTTCTCTATAAGTATGAGTGTGGATGTAATAGTCCATTATTTGACTTAGAATTGTTGGGGAATAGGAATTTCACATGGAATGGTCTCACAACTTTTATAAGCTATTTCGCGGGGTATCCTGTGGTTTTCCTTTTGAGTTTGTATCTTCAATATTTTCATGGTTTGGGTCCTTGGAGGACTGGTGTTATACTCTCAATACAGGCCTTTCTCATAGCATTGGTGTCCCCTGTGGCTGGGAAATTTTCAGATAGAATGAGTCCGAGGATAATTGCCGCGATAGGTTTGCTTGTAATAATTTTGGCTATGCTTATTTTTTCATTTTCAAGTTTTCTTTATTGGATTGTCATTGGTTTGGTTTTTATGGGTGTGGGTTTTGCATTCTTTTCGATCCCGAATAGTAAACTTATCATGGGGTCTGTGGAAAAAAGATTTTGGGGAGTGGCATCGGCGACTCTTGTAACATTTAGGGTGTTAGGTCAACTTATTGGCATGGGTTTAATAGTTCTTCTTGTTAATGTATATCTTGGAGGGGAATCTATAGTTAATAATGGATCTTTCCGGGTTCTTATGGTTGTCTCATTTTTATTTTTCATCTTACTTTTGGTGGTAGGGCTCCTGTTAACATTGAAGGCTAAATAA